The Desulfovibrio sp. TomC genome includes a window with the following:
- a CDS encoding GNAT family N-acetyltransferase, which produces MRRHARKSHVQGGAKTFLAISDAGGNSILGFYSVSPASIAYDRTPELVKRGLARHDVPVFRLARLAVDQSIQGRGLGGQLLLAAGRRCLLAASQVGGVALLIDAKNTRAAAWYAGYGAVPFLDAPLSLLLPFKTIHAALVASGKI; this is translated from the coding sequence TTGCGCCGCCACGCACGGAAAAGCCATGTCCAGGGTGGAGCCAAAACATTTCTGGCCATCAGCGATGCAGGCGGCAACAGCATCCTCGGGTTTTACAGCGTCAGCCCCGCCTCCATTGCCTACGACCGCACACCAGAACTCGTCAAACGCGGCCTTGCCCGCCATGACGTGCCGGTGTTTCGGCTGGCCCGGCTGGCTGTGGACCAATCGATTCAAGGCCGTGGCCTCGGCGGCCAACTGCTCCTTGCGGCTGGCCGGCGCTGCCTTTTGGCTGCGTCACAGGTCGGCGGCGTAGCACTTCTTATTGACGCCAAAAACACCCGCGCCGCAGCATGGTATGCCGGGTATGGAGCTGTCCCCTTCCTTGACGCGCCGTTGTCCCTTCTTCTTCCTTTCAAGACCATTCATGCCGCCCTCGTGGCGTCTGGAAAGATTTAA